The DNA sequence GCAGCCGTTGCACTCTTCAGGAAGGACCTTGCCAACATACTCGGCCCGGAACATAACGGGTATTGCGTGTGTGACGGTGGTGCGCATAGCGAGGCAGTCTGAACGGTCGCAGTTGCAGATCCCGGCAATGAAGGGTGTATGGAAGGTCCATACAGTATGGCAGAGACCCTCATGCTCATGTGTGTGGAATGCGGCGACGGCCTCGTCCTTATTAAGCGTTTCGAGACCGACGCTATCCGGTCCGGAGATAAAACTATTGTCGAGACCATTGATGATCTCGGCAAGCCTTCCACCGTCAGGCGCCATGCTGACCCCGTAGCAATAGC is a window from the Syntrophorhabdaceae bacterium genome containing:
- a CDS encoding 4Fe-4S binding protein: YCYGVSMAPDGGRLAEIINGLDNSFISGPDSVGLETLNKDEAVAAFHTHEHEGLCHTVWTFHTPFIAGICNCDRSDCLAMRTTVTHAIPVMFRAEYVGKVLPEECNGCRECMRVCQFGAITYSPSIKKAVVDQRWCYGCGVCRSACKRNAIRLEERTRVPAAAALW